In one Desulfomicrobium macestii genomic region, the following are encoded:
- a CDS encoding PilZ domain-containing protein — protein sequence MLKVYADKNGKAVFHCPHCGFVTNFDASAYRDRDSRIRIKCRCGESMTMLVEFREYYRRSVSLAGRCSVHRTREELEIKVRDLSMSGLSFSIESPMVEESTVLQIGDVVTVRFRLDSPPENLIQRMALVRNIRSGTIGAKFARSEYDKELGFYLLH from the coding sequence ATGCTGAAAGTATACGCCGACAAAAATGGTAAAGCCGTATTCCATTGTCCCCACTGCGGCTTCGTCACCAATTTTGACGCCTCGGCGTATCGGGACCGCGACAGCCGCATCAGGATCAAATGCCGCTGCGGCGAAAGCATGACCATGCTGGTTGAGTTCAGGGAATACTATCGCAGATCCGTGTCCCTGGCGGGCAGGTGCTCCGTGCATAGGACCAGAGAGGAACTGGAGATCAAGGTGCGCGATCTGTCCATGAGCGGATTGTCCTTTTCCATTGAATCGCCAATGGTAGAGGAGTCGACAGTTCTGCAGATCGGCGACGTGGTGACGGTGCGGTTTCGTCTCGATTCTCCGCCGGAAAATCTGATCCAGCGGATGGCCTTGGTCCGCAATATCCGTAGCGGTACCATCGGCGCCAAGTTTGCCAGGAGCGAATATGACAAGGAACTCGGTTTTTACCTTCTGCATTGA
- a CDS encoding MerR family transcriptional regulator, with protein MLKPVTPDTEKRLRIGQVARRLGVEPYVLRFWEEEFPQLTAARTSKGQRYYTEEHVRVLERIRHLLYVEKLTIKGARQKLEGAESIRAPLDAIRRELEEIHRLLTKNP; from the coding sequence GTGCTCAAACCCGTTACGCCCGACACCGAAAAACGCTTGCGCATTGGACAGGTTGCCCGGCGGCTTGGCGTGGAACCCTATGTATTGCGTTTTTGGGAAGAGGAGTTCCCCCAGCTGACCGCTGCCCGGACTTCCAAGGGGCAGCGCTACTACACCGAGGAACATGTCCGCGTTCTGGAGCGGATTCGCCATCTTCTGTATGTTGAGAAACTGACCATCAAGGGCGCACGCCAAAAACTCGAAGGCGCGGAGTCCATCCGCGCTCCGCTGGATGCGATTCGGCGAGAGTTGGAAGAGATTCACCGCCTGCTGACCAAAAATCCCTGA
- a CDS encoding GspE/PulE family protein has product MNRDLDNGNGNGTEEAMNPIVRLLIREGHLTVEQAQYARRVTSKLHMSKPLTDVVRELGYVTDETIRQTVRRNQGELRIGDLLNGLGYLTDEELNRALDLQLQGGRQQKLGDILIQHKFLADEKLTEILAMQLGLPILELAAKDPDPGLMARGPVEYYEQYRFVPFDMQPDGSVRVAFADPLDPRSLDAARDYFGKNIVVCITRVSQLDDVLTKRKEELRIGNGADLNRLNIVEIANSIVLAAFKRGASDIHVEPMADRLRVRFREDGVMVHFRDYPIGAVAPLVSRFKIMCGADIAEKRRHQDGRLIFNHMGVQIDLRMSFYVTVYGEQIVMRLLKNQEELLPMHELGMLPGMLSRFMEEALDAPSGVIMVTGPTGSGKSTTVYSCINYLNRPEVSIITAEDPVEYKVRGIGQCSSMPSIGLTFEETLKHIVRQDPDIVVIGEVRDHFSAEMCIQTALTGHKVLTTFHTEDSIGALVRLLDMNIEPFLVSSTLSCILSQRLVRRVCPHCAVPYQPDLSQLRRMGCTYGDLAGAEFRKGRGCAICRHSGYKGRLAVYEMLIPEVFIRDAVLQRKTTHDLRVISVEKAGMISLMEDGITKAAIGMTTVEEVLRTLPRVQKPRPLADLRRILGV; this is encoded by the coding sequence ATGAACAGGGATCTCGACAACGGTAACGGCAATGGGACCGAAGAGGCCATGAATCCCATCGTCAGGCTTCTGATCCGTGAAGGCCATCTGACCGTCGAGCAGGCGCAATATGCGCGGCGGGTCACGTCCAAGCTGCACATGAGCAAGCCACTGACCGATGTCGTGCGGGAGCTCGGTTACGTCACGGACGAGACGATCCGCCAGACAGTTCGGCGCAATCAGGGCGAATTGCGCATCGGCGATCTGCTGAACGGCTTGGGCTATCTGACCGACGAGGAGCTCAACCGCGCTCTCGATTTGCAGTTGCAGGGCGGGCGGCAGCAGAAGCTGGGCGACATCCTCATCCAGCACAAATTTCTGGCGGACGAGAAGCTGACGGAAATACTGGCCATGCAGCTCGGCTTGCCGATTCTGGAGCTTGCGGCCAAGGATCCGGATCCGGGGCTGATGGCTCGCGGGCCCGTGGAATACTACGAGCAATACCGCTTTGTGCCCTTCGACATGCAGCCCGACGGTTCGGTGCGCGTCGCCTTCGCCGATCCCCTCGATCCTCGCAGCCTGGACGCGGCGCGGGATTATTTCGGCAAGAACATTGTCGTCTGCATCACCCGGGTCAGCCAGCTCGACGACGTGCTGACCAAGCGCAAGGAAGAGTTGCGCATCGGGAACGGGGCGGACCTGAACCGTCTGAACATCGTCGAGATCGCCAACTCCATCGTGCTGGCCGCGTTCAAACGGGGGGCCAGCGACATTCATGTCGAGCCCATGGCCGACCGCTTGCGGGTCCGTTTCCGCGAAGATGGCGTCATGGTCCATTTCCGCGATTATCCCATCGGTGCCGTGGCTCCGCTGGTCAGCCGTTTCAAGATCATGTGCGGTGCGGACATCGCGGAAAAGAGGCGGCATCAGGACGGGCGACTTATTTTCAATCACATGGGCGTGCAGATCGATCTGCGCATGTCCTTTTATGTCACGGTGTACGGCGAACAGATCGTCATGCGCCTGTTGAAGAATCAGGAAGAGCTTTTGCCCATGCACGAACTTGGGATGCTCCCGGGCATGCTCAGCCGGTTCATGGAAGAAGCCCTGGACGCGCCCTCCGGGGTGATCATGGTCACCGGGCCCACGGGGTCCGGCAAATCGACCACGGTCTACAGCTGCATCAACTATCTGAACCGGCCCGAAGTGAGCATCATCACGGCCGAGGACCCGGTCGAATACAAGGTTCGCGGCATCGGGCAATGTTCCAGCATGCCCTCCATAGGCCTGACTTTCGAGGAGACCCTGAAGCATATCGTCCGTCAGGACCCGGACATCGTGGTCATCGGCGAGGTGCGCGACCATTTTTCGGCGGAGATGTGCATCCAGACCGCCCTGACCGGGCACAAGGTTTTGACGACCTTTCACACCGAGGACAGCATCGGCGCCCTGGTCCGTCTTCTGGACATGAACATCGAACCGTTTCTGGTCTCCTCGACTCTGTCCTGCATCCTCTCGCAGCGCTTGGTGCGGCGGGTCTGCCCGCACTGCGCGGTTCCCTATCAGCCCGACCTCAGCCAGCTGAGACGCATGGGTTGCACCTACGGGGATCTGGCCGGAGCGGAATTCCGCAAGGGCCGGGGGTGCGCCATCTGCAGGCACAGCGGCTACAAGGGCCGTCTGGCCGTATACGAGATGCTCATCCCGGAAGTTTTTATCCGGGACGCCGTATTGCAGCGCAAGACCACCCACGATCTGCGCGTTATCAGTGTCGAGAAGGCCGGCATGATTTCCCTGATGGAAGACGGCATCACCAAGGCGGCCATTGGCATGACCACGGTGGAAGAGGTCCTACGGACCTTGCCCAGAGTCCAAAAACCCAGGCCTCTGGCCGATTTGCGAAGGATACTCGGAGTCTAG
- a CDS encoding HDOD domain-containing protein has product MFEIASIHDRVREFLDEPGNDLPVFDRTALLVHQEATKADPDTDKVISYIAQDQVLAAEVLKVANSSFFRGIKKVSRIQDAVVRIGLREVVNSVMMATQRKNYSSRNPFVQQYTATLWKHSVACAFGAQWLAKRCDHSELAPEAFIAGLIHDVGKLLVLKALVSVGEKDKDAPRITKTAADEFVETMHPECGFLLLEKWNLPESYCYVCRDHHRRDYDQGSTLLVLVRLANLVCRKLGIGLRQDPDLILVTSSEAGILGLSDITLAELEIAMEDHVANAEI; this is encoded by the coding sequence ATGTTTGAAATTGCCTCCATTCATGACCGTGTGCGTGAATTTCTTGATGAACCCGGCAACGATCTGCCGGTTTTCGATCGCACGGCCCTCCTGGTCCATCAGGAGGCCACCAAGGCCGATCCGGACACGGACAAGGTCATCAGCTACATCGCCCAGGATCAGGTTCTGGCGGCGGAAGTGCTCAAAGTCGCCAATTCCTCCTTTTTCCGGGGCATCAAGAAAGTCAGCCGGATTCAGGATGCCGTGGTGCGCATTGGTCTGCGCGAGGTGGTCAACAGCGTGATGATGGCCACGCAGCGCAAGAATTACAGCTCCCGCAACCCGTTCGTGCAGCAGTATACGGCCACGTTGTGGAAGCATTCCGTGGCCTGCGCTTTTGGCGCGCAGTGGCTGGCCAAGCGCTGCGACCACTCCGAGCTTGCGCCTGAGGCCTTCATTGCCGGTCTGATTCATGACGTGGGCAAGCTCTTGGTGCTCAAGGCCCTGGTTTCCGTGGGCGAGAAAGACAAGGACGCGCCTCGGATCACCAAGACAGCGGCCGATGAATTCGTCGAGACCATGCATCCCGAATGCGGGTTTCTGCTGCTCGAAAAATGGAATCTGCCCGAGTCCTACTGTTACGTATGCCGGGATCACCATCGCCGGGATTATGACCAAGGGAGCACCCTGCTGGTTCTGGTGCGACTGGCCAATCTTGTATGCAGAAAGCTCGGCATCGGCCTGCGCCAGGATCCCGACCTGATCCTGGTCACCAGCAGCGAGGCCGGGATTCTCGGTCTGTCCGACATTACACTTGCGGAACTGGAGATCGCGATGGAAGACCACGTAGCCAACGCGGAAATCTGA